Proteins encoded by one window of Streptomyces sp. NBC_01571:
- a CDS encoding L-aspartate oxidase, producing the protein MVLVIGTGGAGLRAAIELAEAGVDVLAVGKRPKEDAHTALAAGGINAALSTMDPEDSWQQHAADTLKESYLLADPRTTRIVTQGAARGIDDLERYGMAFAREEDGRISQRFFGAHKFRRTAFAGDYTGLEIQRTLIRRADQLGIPVLDGVYITRLLVHDGAVFGAYGFDLTDGTRYLIHADAVILAAGGHTRIWRRTSSRRDENTGDSFRLAVEAGARLRDPELVQFHPSGIIEPENAAGTLVSEAARGEGGILRNALGERFMSRYDPVRMELSTRDRVALASYTEIKEGRGTPSGGVWLDVSHLPRQTIMTRLPRVYQTLLDLQMLDITREPIEIAPTAHYSMGGVWVRPEDHSTDVRGLYAIGEASSGLHGANRLGGNSLIELLVFGRITGQAAAAYSRSLTAHTRSATATAHARAEIDDLLAADGPENVRALQRAVRNTMTEHAGVVRDEEGLRAGLAELAAIEERMEKVGVHPDIAGYQDLAHAFDLMSAALAARATLEAALERRETRGCHNRSDYPDLDPALQVNLVWSPTTGITHESIPAIPEEISSLMEEVSTEGKLAE; encoded by the coding sequence ATGGTGCTGGTGATCGGCACCGGAGGAGCCGGACTGCGAGCGGCCATCGAACTGGCCGAGGCCGGCGTCGACGTCCTCGCGGTCGGCAAGCGTCCGAAGGAGGACGCCCACACGGCACTCGCGGCCGGAGGGATCAACGCGGCGCTGTCCACGATGGATCCCGAGGACAGCTGGCAGCAGCACGCGGCGGACACCCTCAAGGAGAGCTATCTTCTCGCCGATCCTCGGACGACCCGGATCGTCACCCAGGGCGCCGCCCGGGGAATCGACGATCTGGAACGCTACGGCATGGCCTTCGCCAGGGAAGAGGACGGCCGGATCAGCCAACGCTTCTTCGGCGCCCACAAGTTCCGGCGGACCGCCTTCGCCGGCGACTACACCGGCCTGGAGATCCAGCGCACCCTCATCAGACGCGCCGACCAGCTCGGCATCCCCGTACTCGACGGCGTGTACATCACCCGGCTCCTGGTCCACGACGGCGCCGTCTTCGGCGCCTACGGCTTCGACCTCACCGACGGAACGCGCTACCTGATCCACGCCGACGCCGTCATTCTCGCCGCGGGCGGTCACACCCGCATCTGGCGTCGTACGTCGTCACGGCGCGACGAGAACACGGGCGACTCCTTCCGTCTGGCGGTGGAGGCAGGGGCCCGTCTGCGCGACCCCGAGCTGGTCCAGTTCCACCCGTCCGGGATCATCGAACCGGAGAACGCGGCCGGCACCCTGGTCAGCGAGGCCGCTCGGGGCGAGGGCGGAATACTGCGCAACGCGCTCGGAGAGCGGTTCATGTCCCGCTACGACCCCGTCCGTATGGAGCTGTCCACCCGCGACCGTGTCGCCCTGGCCTCCTACACGGAGATCAAGGAAGGGCGAGGGACACCCAGCGGAGGGGTGTGGCTCGACGTCTCCCATCTGCCCCGGCAGACGATCATGACGCGGCTCCCCCGCGTCTACCAGACCCTGCTGGATCTGCAGATGCTGGACATCACCCGTGAGCCGATCGAGATCGCGCCCACGGCGCACTACTCGATGGGCGGGGTGTGGGTGCGCCCCGAGGACCACAGCACCGACGTCCGCGGCCTGTACGCCATCGGCGAGGCGTCGAGCGGGCTGCACGGCGCCAACCGCCTGGGCGGCAACAGTCTCATCGAGCTGCTGGTCTTCGGCCGCATCACGGGGCAGGCGGCCGCCGCCTACTCGCGATCGCTCACCGCGCACACGCGGTCGGCGACTGCCACCGCGCACGCCCGCGCGGAGATCGACGACCTCCTCGCCGCCGACGGGCCGGAGAACGTCCGCGCCCTGCAGCGTGCCGTCCGCAACACCATGACCGAGCACGCGGGAGTCGTACGCGACGAAGAAGGCCTGCGGGCCGGGCTGGCGGAGCTCGCGGCGATCGAGGAGAGGATGGAGAAGGTCGGCGTCCACCCGGACATTGCCGGCTACCAGGACCTCGCGCACGCCTTCGACCTCATGTCCGCCGCCCTGGCGGCCCGTGCCACCCTCGAGGCGGCACTGGAGCGTCGCGAGACACGCGGCTGTCACAACCGCAG
- a CDS encoding Ohr family peroxiredoxin — protein sequence MTDGFRLPPPSAAEEFDGESFAPLYTTTVTASGGTARHGRVSGRARSADGVLDLDLRMPAELGGDGRGTNPEQLFAAAFAVCFHGALSLVARHAAIDPAAISVEATVALGRDPGDIGYLLHVDLVVRWPGVDPEAAAPLLAKADSLCPYTKMAWRGTPTSITFSS from the coding sequence GTGACCGACGGATTCCGGTTGCCCCCGCCGTCCGCCGCCGAGGAGTTCGACGGGGAGTCCTTCGCTCCCCTCTACACCACGACGGTGACCGCGAGTGGGGGGACAGCCCGTCACGGACGGGTCTCGGGAAGGGCCCGCTCGGCCGACGGGGTGCTGGACCTCGATCTCCGCATGCCCGCCGAGCTGGGAGGAGACGGCCGGGGAACGAACCCCGAGCAGTTGTTCGCCGCAGCCTTCGCCGTCTGCTTCCACGGCGCGCTCAGCCTGGTGGCACGCCACGCGGCGATCGACCCCGCCGCGATCTCCGTGGAGGCGACCGTCGCCCTCGGGCGGGACCCGGGGGACATCGGCTACCTGCTCCACGTCGACCTCGTGGTGAGGTGGCCCGGCGTCGACCCCGAGGCGGCCGCTCCGCTGCTCGCGAAGGCCGATTCCCTGTGTCCCTACACGAAGATGGCCTGGCGGGGGACGCCGACATCCATCACCTTCTCGTCATAG